A stretch of Heptranchias perlo isolate sHepPer1 chromosome 1, sHepPer1.hap1, whole genome shotgun sequence DNA encodes these proteins:
- the LOC137316723 gene encoding INSYN2B protein-like — translation MRLGDHLLILSQLQSEGAAALWESGEDVHFFTNCCCREIMVSKETNHSLASRVHVNSDRAMTVRSVLLKRDTASASEAERRQHRRRHKAQQVRFKDLADGPEGEGGIKTPEAPAEGPEGNTQSASAGSSQGTARNWYQARPCSLTLPNPRKVCMSTAIQTSPSLQKQFPAFRFRSKSVGDVGAADERDDVTFSDPSPKAAGGGGEPAAAGAREEEEEEEEGAAALNGRTAETARTPLSDCAEPTQDSQRKEWTSEKAHSPNPNGPTTACHRVQDKATLCEATADGLAEEEHEALITGQHCAAKGDDSDHLRSPSIKPCSSNSKASPHPSKETNLERCSQKQGKCNNLKATKCDVDSNHSERRKTELSNANQSLLKEQLCVYPKSCLKTPSSTLNPKRPSISHRTEQLELGASKPDQSEATQVKSDPLQPPSKTSVQSGEHAIQNSQSGPSLHPDDRLEVMPSGKKPAGCPRVPQDNLKELPNAAGNREFKTGRTTQYEITSLQSRLQAMEDVLQTSQQTIKVLLDVIQDLEKKEAVRDGRQSYRTGQDIANCGTCRDCACIIYSVEHDFRQQEGRFHRVLSSMETDTGQSSEQPGTPNKQEESPIPRQPARTEPKKSKRKCFWFL, via the exons ATGCGGCTCGGggaccacctgctcattctcagCCAATTGCAAAGCGAGGGCGCAGCGGCTCTCTGGGAAAGCGGTGAAGACGTCCATTTCTTTACAAACTGTTGTTGCCGGGAGATAATGGTCAGTAAAGAAACAAATCATTCACTGGCTTCACGCGTTCACGTAAACTCAGACCGCGCGATGACCGTCAGATCCGTCCTACTGAAGCGGGACACGGCCAGCGCGTCGGAGGCCGAGAGGAGGCAACACCGGAGGCGTCACAAGGCCCAGCAGGTACGCTTCAAGGACCTGGCAGATGGTCCGGAGGGCGAGGGCGGGATAAAGACCCCCGAGGCACCTGCTGAGGGGCCGGAGGGAAACACTCAGTCCGCCTCGGCTGGGAGCTCCCAGGGCACGGCGAGAAACTGGTACCAGGCAAGGCCTTGCTCCTTGACGCTCCCCAATCCTCGGAAGGTTTGCATGAGCACCGCCATTCAAACCTCCCCAAGCCTTCAGAAGCAGTTCCCGGCGTTCCGGTTCAGGAGCAAGAGTGTCGGCGATGTTGGCGCGGCGGATGAGCGGGACGACGTTACGTTTTCCGATCCTTCCCCAAAGGCCgccggaggagggggagagccgGCGGCGGCTGGGGCccgcgaggaggaggaggaggaggaggagggagccgCGGCTCTCAACGGGAGGACGGCGGAGACGGCCAGGACTCCGCTGAGCGACTGCGCGGAACCCACCCAGGACTCCCAGCGAAAGGAGTGGACCTCGGAGAAGGCCCACTCTCCAAACCCCAATGGTCCGACCACCGCGTGCCATCGCGTGCAGGACAAGGCTACGCTTTGCGAAGCCACAGCTGACGGCCTGGCAGAGGAGGAACACGAAGCACTGATAACCGGGCAGCACTGTGCAGCCAAGGGTGACGATTCGGACCATTTGAGAAGCCCCTCCATCAAACCCTGTTCATCAAACTCCAAGGCAAGTCCACACCCATCCAAAGAAACCAATTTGGAGCGATGCTCACAGAAACAGGGCAAGTGCAACAACCTGAAAGCAACAAAATGTGATGTGGACAGTAACCATTCAGAGCGTAGAAAGACAGAGCTATCTAACGCCAATCAATCTCTCCTGAAGGAGCAGCTTTGCGTCTATCCCAAGTCCTGCTTAAAGACCCCATCATCCACACTCAATCCGAAACGGCCTAGTATTTCCCATCGAACCGAACAATTAGAGCTTGGCGCATCAAAACCAGACCAATCAGAAGCTACCCAAGTAAAAAGTGACCCATTACAGCCACCCTCAAAGACTTCTGTCCAATCAGGAGAACATGCCATCCAAAACAGCCAATCGGGGCCCTCACTGCATCCTGATGACCGACTGGAAGTGATGCCCAGTGGCAAAAAGCCTGCAGGATGTCCGCGTGTCCCTCAGGACAAtctgaaagagctgcccaatgcAGCAGGGAATCGAGAGTTCAAGACAGGGCGTACCACGCAGTACGAAATCACTTCTCTCCAGTCCAGGCTGCAGGCCATGGAGGATGTCCTGCAGACCAGTCAGCAGACCATTAAGGTTTTACTGGATGTCATTCAAGACCTGGAGAAGAAAGAAGCCGTTAGAGATGG GAGACAATCCTACCGAACTGGGCAGGACATTGCGAACTGTGGGACCTGTCGAGACTGTGCCTGCATCATCTACAG